The following are encoded in a window of Dethiobacter alkaliphilus AHT 1 genomic DNA:
- a CDS encoding MATE family efflux transporter — MEKNVTMENLSSGNVEADSARAEFLTLPLGRLMLKNALPAVASMLFMALYQAVDAMLVGRRLGPEALASVNILYPILAVFVGLAVMIGVGGNARIAVLLGSGETKQARRTLGLIVALGVGLGLTGSVVVAVFFPQILAVLGTSGSLGIFAGEYLRTMYPFATMMILFFILEQSVRNDGQAGLAAMVMAGMALLNIALDYLFLFVLNLGIGGAALATGISQSLGALIFVCYFWRKTLLRQDGLCFATPGGGVPVLLSIAANGSSELFNSLAVGVTTFLFNRIILSYVGAMGVAAFSVTQYLLAVGMMVFMGLGNGAQPILSYNHGAGLTERVQGTLIRLLGTSMVIGFLFFVVMRFQAASLAGLFIADHPEALATTLRVAATVSWSMLFIPVGIVVSVFFTALEKAEKSLIIAVCRGFVFTVTGLALFPLLWGETGIWITPVFAEGATALVGTVLLYRWLAGNSPVFSMEAVVDGENI, encoded by the coding sequence ATGGAAAAGAATGTTACTATGGAAAATCTGTCGTCGGGTAATGTTGAGGCTGACAGTGCCAGGGCGGAGTTTCTTACTCTTCCCCTGGGCAGGCTGATGCTAAAAAATGCACTGCCAGCGGTGGCTTCCATGTTGTTTATGGCTTTATATCAGGCTGTGGACGCCATGTTGGTGGGAAGGCGCCTGGGGCCGGAAGCGTTGGCGTCGGTGAATATTCTCTATCCCATTCTAGCTGTCTTTGTTGGCTTGGCGGTGATGATCGGGGTGGGAGGCAATGCACGTATAGCGGTCTTGTTGGGGTCCGGAGAAACTAAGCAGGCCCGCAGGACACTGGGCCTGATAGTGGCTTTGGGGGTAGGATTAGGTCTGACGGGTAGCGTAGTAGTGGCTGTTTTTTTTCCACAGATTCTGGCTGTGCTGGGTACGTCCGGTAGTCTGGGTATTTTTGCAGGAGAGTATTTGAGGACCATGTATCCTTTTGCTACCATGATGATTTTGTTTTTTATCCTGGAGCAGTCTGTGCGCAATGACGGGCAAGCCGGGTTGGCAGCTATGGTCATGGCGGGGATGGCTCTTTTGAATATAGCTCTGGATTATTTATTTCTCTTTGTGCTGAATCTGGGAATTGGCGGTGCCGCTTTGGCTACAGGAATATCACAGAGTTTGGGTGCTTTAATATTTGTATGTTACTTCTGGCGAAAAACTTTACTGCGGCAAGACGGGTTGTGCTTTGCTACTCCCGGCGGCGGGGTGCCTGTACTGCTCTCAATAGCTGCCAACGGATCATCGGAGCTTTTCAACAGTCTGGCGGTGGGAGTGACCACGTTTCTTTTCAACCGGATAATCCTTAGTTATGTAGGCGCTATGGGCGTGGCTGCTTTTTCTGTAACCCAGTATCTGCTGGCAGTGGGGATGATGGTTTTTATGGGGCTGGGAAATGGTGCACAGCCCATACTAAGCTATAATCATGGGGCTGGTCTGACAGAGAGGGTGCAGGGCACTTTGATCAGATTATTGGGAACATCTATGGTTATTGGCTTCTTGTTCTTTGTGGTGATGCGCTTTCAGGCTGCTTCGTTGGCCGGGCTCTTTATTGCCGATCATCCTGAAGCGCTGGCCACAACTCTGCGGGTTGCCGCTACTGTTAGCTGGTCAATGCTCTTTATTCCAGTGGGTATTGTGGTTTCAGTTTTCTTTACCGCACTGGAGAAGGCAGAAAAATCTTTGATTATTGCTGTTTGTCGTGGCTTTGTTTTTACCGTGACCGGCCTGGCTCTATTTCCGCTGCTGTGGGGTGAAACAGGAATCTGGATAACACCGGTTTTCGCCGAAGGGGCCACTGCTTTGGTGGGGACAGTTTTGCTTTACCGCTGGTTGGCGGGGAACAGTCCCGTGTTTTCTATGGAAGCAGTGGTGGATGGTGAGAATATTTGA
- a CDS encoding phosphatase PAP2 family protein, with product MDLPPLTRKYFSLQPAKERTYRLLCTLLVIILSLILYFFWAPLRSTEIAYTFVSPTITNPYIYIISRAITTLGSEGFFLVLLSVIYWSVNKPLGSWGLIMMPLSIFITSEIPKDIVRLPRPAVRGVTVPTYTFPSGHTSGAVAVWGYLAILIKKRSFWILSLTIIILVGLSRVMLGYHFPGDVLGGYITGIIFLALFFWLGITLKEKNWHKKTSLSLLFLLSLTIPLALSFIPATYAPNLTGYTAGAALGYLLERETLQFTLQTTRLKHLIKALLGLPVIPLIILAPPALFTINSHLFTFTQYALSTFWITYLAPLLFIKLNLAQKTTH from the coding sequence ATGGATTTACCACCCTTGACGCGAAAATATTTTTCCCTACAACCGGCTAAAGAAAGAACTTATCGCCTGCTGTGCACTTTACTTGTAATAATCCTCAGCCTCATCCTCTATTTTTTCTGGGCTCCCCTGCGCAGCACTGAAATAGCCTACACCTTTGTATCCCCCACCATCACAAACCCTTACATCTACATCATATCCCGTGCCATCACCACGTTAGGCAGCGAAGGTTTTTTTCTGGTCCTGCTCTCAGTGATCTACTGGTCCGTAAACAAACCCCTGGGCTCCTGGGGTCTCATCATGATGCCCCTCTCAATCTTTATCACCAGCGAAATCCCCAAAGACATTGTCCGCCTGCCCCGCCCCGCGGTTAGGGGGGTTACCGTCCCCACCTACACCTTTCCCAGCGGCCACACATCCGGCGCCGTAGCGGTATGGGGTTACCTGGCCATTCTAATTAAAAAACGCTCCTTCTGGATCCTATCCCTCACCATAATCATTCTGGTGGGCCTCTCCCGCGTCATGTTGGGCTACCACTTCCCCGGCGACGTCCTGGGAGGATACATAACCGGCATAATATTTCTGGCCCTCTTTTTCTGGCTGGGCATAACTCTGAAGGAAAAAAACTGGCACAAAAAAACCTCTCTCTCCCTTCTCTTTCTCCTTTCTCTAACCATCCCCCTGGCCCTCTCTTTCATCCCCGCCACCTACGCCCCCAACTTAACAGGCTACACCGCAGGAGCCGCCCTGGGCTACCTCCTGGAAAGAGAAACCCTCCAATTCACCCTGCAAACAACCCGGCTAAAACACCTTATCAAAGCACTCCTGGGCCTGCCCGTCATACCCCTGATAATCCTTGCTCCCCCAGCACTCTTTACCATTAACTCACACCTCTTTACATTTACCCAATACGCCCTCTCCACCTTCTGGATAACCTACCTGGCCCCCCTGCTCTTTATAAAACTTAACCTGGCGCAAAAAACAACCCACTAA
- a CDS encoding glucose-6-phosphate isomerase codes for MGKVTFDYSKALGFVREEEMAAFKERVKLCHGMLQNGTGLGSDYVGWVDLPDAYDREEFGRIKAAAEKIKSQADVLIVVGIGGSYLGARAAIEMLCHNFHNELARDKRSGAKVYFAGHNISSTYLKNLLDMVEGQDICINVISKSGTTTEPALAFRVLKEYMEKKYGEKGAAERIYATTDRSRGALKQLADEEGYETFVVPDDIGGRYSVLTPVGLLPMAAAGINIDEVMDGAKAAYDYLAVDVLEDNGAYQYAVLRNLFYNKGKTVEVLVNYEPSLSYLGEWYKQLFGESEGKDKKGIFPASMNFTTDLHSMGQYMQDGRRNLFETVLNIEESREEMVVKENKDNLDGLNYLGGKTLDFVNKKAMEGTLAAHVDGGVPNMVINIAEASPYCFGYLVYFMMKACGLSGYLLGVNPFDQPGVEAYKSNMFRLLGKP; via the coding sequence ATGGGAAAAGTAACTTTTGATTATTCCAAGGCATTGGGATTTGTGAGAGAGGAAGAGATGGCGGCATTTAAAGAAAGGGTAAAGCTCTGCCATGGTATGCTGCAGAATGGGACCGGTTTGGGTAGTGATTATGTGGGCTGGGTGGACTTGCCTGATGCTTATGACAGAGAAGAGTTTGGCAGGATAAAAGCTGCTGCGGAAAAGATTAAGAGTCAGGCCGATGTTTTGATTGTGGTGGGGATAGGGGGCTCTTATCTGGGAGCCCGGGCGGCAATTGAGATGCTGTGCCATAACTTTCATAATGAGCTGGCAAGAGATAAAAGAAGCGGAGCCAAGGTATACTTTGCCGGGCATAACATTAGCTCAACTTATTTAAAGAATCTTTTGGATATGGTGGAAGGACAGGATATTTGTATCAATGTGATCTCTAAGTCCGGTACCACCACCGAGCCTGCTTTGGCTTTTCGGGTATTAAAGGAATACATGGAGAAGAAGTATGGTGAGAAAGGGGCCGCCGAGAGGATATATGCCACCACCGACAGGTCCAGAGGCGCTCTGAAGCAGCTGGCCGATGAGGAGGGTTATGAGACCTTTGTGGTGCCCGATGATATCGGGGGGAGGTACTCGGTGCTTACCCCGGTGGGCCTGTTGCCCATGGCGGCGGCAGGTATTAACATAGATGAGGTTATGGATGGTGCCAAAGCAGCTTATGATTATTTGGCTGTGGATGTATTGGAAGACAATGGAGCTTACCAGTACGCGGTTTTGCGCAATCTTTTTTATAATAAGGGAAAGACGGTGGAGGTTCTGGTAAACTACGAACCCAGCCTGTCTTATCTGGGTGAGTGGTACAAGCAGTTGTTTGGCGAGAGTGAGGGCAAGGACAAAAAAGGGATTTTTCCCGCTTCCATGAATTTTACCACCGACCTGCATTCCATGGGGCAGTACATGCAGGATGGGCGAAGGAATTTGTTTGAGACTGTGCTAAATATTGAGGAGAGCAGAGAAGAAATGGTGGTTAAGGAAAATAAGGATAACCTGGACGGTTTAAACTATTTGGGTGGGAAGACGCTGGATTTTGTAAACAAGAAGGCCATGGAAGGTACTTTGGCTGCCCATGTGGATGGAGGAGTTCCCAATATGGTGATAAATATTGCCGAGGCTTCTCCGTACTGTTTTGGGTACCTGGTATACTTTATGATGAAGGCTTGTGGATTGAGCGGGTACCTGTTGGGGGTTAACCCCTTTGACCAGCCCGGGGTGGAGGCTTATAAAAGCAATATGTTCAGGTTATTGGGAAAACCGTAG
- a CDS encoding DUF1540 domain-containing protein: protein MEISVKCSVSNCKYYSNLECTAEAIEVNCDDTSMLASDSRETCCDTFKPVDEGDERPRK from the coding sequence ATGGAAATCAGTGTGAAATGTTCTGTTTCCAACTGCAAGTATTACAGCAATCTGGAGTGCACTGCGGAAGCCATCGAGGTGAATTGTGACGATACCTCCATGCTGGCCTCGGATTCCAGGGAGACGTGCTGCGACACGTTTAAGCCGGTGGATGAAGGTGATGAACGGCCCAGAAAATAG
- a CDS encoding DUF1540 domain-containing protein: MVERGLKCSVVNCKFNKNLLCSAGSIEVNCDDRSIRASESEETCCDTFAPWYDEEM; encoded by the coding sequence ATGGTGGAGAGGGGTTTAAAATGCTCGGTGGTAAACTGCAAATTTAATAAAAACCTGCTGTGTTCAGCAGGATCAATTGAAGTTAACTGTGATGACAGATCAATTCGGGCTTCAGAATCTGAGGAAACCTGTTGTGATACCTTTGCCCCCTGGTATGATGAGGAAATGTAA
- a CDS encoding TetR/AcrR family transcriptional regulator → MKVDKADIFVNARELFAAKGFKDTSISDITKKTGIAVGSFYKFYGAKEEVFLDVFMAESEQLKKEIMAEVDLDDEPVAVIKEATAKMFVAIRENPILREWYSRDVYAKLEKYIYEQDGADKWEDEYSYNLFTGIIKKWQQEGKFRNDIDSDMILAIFNTFQYIDMHKEEIGSQYFPQLMEHMVEFIVKGLQEKN, encoded by the coding sequence ATGAAGGTAGATAAAGCTGATATCTTTGTAAATGCTAGGGAGCTGTTTGCGGCTAAGGGATTTAAGGATACCAGTATTTCTGATATTACCAAGAAGACGGGTATTGCGGTGGGTAGTTTTTATAAGTTTTACGGGGCTAAGGAAGAAGTTTTTCTGGATGTGTTTATGGCAGAAAGTGAGCAGTTGAAGAAGGAAATTATGGCTGAAGTTGACCTGGACGATGAACCGGTTGCTGTGATAAAGGAAGCCACGGCAAAAATGTTTGTGGCCATCAGGGAAAACCCTATTTTGCGGGAATGGTACAGCAGGGATGTTTACGCTAAATTGGAGAAATATATTTATGAACAGGATGGGGCTGATAAGTGGGAAGATGAATACTCCTATAACCTGTTTACCGGCATCATAAAAAAATGGCAGCAAGAGGGGAAATTCAGAAATGATATTGACAGCGACATGATTTTAGCCATCTTTAACACATTTCAATATATTGATATGCATAAAGAGGAAATCGGCAGTCAGTATTTTCCCCAGCTGATGGAGCATATGGTGGAGTTTATTGTAAAAGGGCTGCAGGAGAAGAACTGA
- a CDS encoding diacylglycerol/polyprenol kinase family protein — MDAIFELSFLLNQAISLTALCLIQYTNGYLAEHKNVKVNYTRKINHFTLFVIPILLNRGYAYDQSFGLFALGAFLAVFKFIFYIKPIRDRVPFIRTMFSSFDRPEDRPHTLLWLSTQTAAGYLVLIPMGILFSQLGLMELILIPILIYGIGDGLAEPVGVRFGKHKYAAYALFSDKKYFRTFEGSACVLITSIIVVIAHYTFFTPLQLMVALAAIPILMTLAEAFSPHTWDSPVMFLVGSLSLLAISFI, encoded by the coding sequence ATGGATGCAATCTTTGAACTGTCATTTCTTTTGAATCAGGCCATCAGCCTGACTGCACTTTGCCTGATTCAATACACAAACGGCTACCTTGCCGAACATAAAAACGTTAAAGTAAATTATACCCGCAAGATAAACCACTTTACCCTGTTTGTGATTCCCATCCTCCTAAACCGGGGCTATGCCTATGACCAGTCATTTGGCCTCTTTGCTCTGGGCGCTTTTTTGGCGGTCTTTAAATTTATCTTCTATATCAAGCCCATCAGAGACCGGGTGCCCTTTATCAGGACCATGTTTAGCTCTTTTGACCGTCCCGAAGACCGTCCCCACACACTGCTTTGGCTCTCAACCCAAACCGCCGCAGGATATCTTGTCCTGATTCCCATGGGGATACTGTTTTCCCAATTAGGCCTGATGGAACTAATCTTAATCCCCATTCTGATCTATGGCATTGGCGACGGCCTGGCCGAACCGGTTGGTGTGCGCTTTGGCAAACATAAATACGCAGCTTATGCTCTTTTTTCCGATAAAAAGTATTTCAGAACCTTTGAAGGCAGCGCCTGCGTCTTAATAACCAGCATTATTGTAGTAATCGCCCATTACACCTTTTTTACTCCGCTGCAACTGATGGTGGCCCTGGCCGCCATCCCCATCCTCATGACCCTGGCCGAAGCATTCTCCCCCCATACCTGGGATTCCCCGGTTATGTTTTTGGTTGGCAGCTTGTCTTTGCTGGCCATCTCCTTTATCTAG
- a CDS encoding nitroreductase family protein, whose translation MLDLLKERRSIRKFADRNVEKDKTDAIMKGALLSPSSKSRRPWEFIVVTDKDMLERLSQCREHSSKFLAGAPLGIVVLADPEACDVWIEDASIASIIIQLTAHSLGLGSCWIQVRERFYSEGVQAEDYIKKALGVPEKYHVECMIGIGYPGEEKKPYAEEDLLYDKVHYNKYG comes from the coding sequence ATGCTGGATTTGTTGAAAGAGCGCAGGAGTATCCGCAAGTTTGCCGACAGAAACGTGGAAAAAGATAAGACTGATGCTATTATGAAAGGTGCCCTTTTGTCTCCCTCTTCAAAGTCCAGGAGACCGTGGGAGTTTATTGTTGTTACTGATAAGGATATGCTGGAAAGGCTTTCTCAGTGCAGAGAACATAGTTCCAAGTTTCTGGCCGGCGCTCCCCTGGGTATTGTGGTGCTTGCCGACCCGGAGGCGTGTGATGTATGGATTGAGGATGCTTCCATTGCCTCCATTATTATTCAGTTGACTGCCCATTCACTGGGGCTTGGCTCCTGTTGGATCCAGGTGCGGGAAAGGTTTTACTCTGAAGGTGTGCAGGCAGAAGATTATATTAAGAAAGCTTTGGGGGTCCCGGAGAAGTATCATGTTGAATGCATGATAGGCATCGGCTATCCCGGCGAAGAGAAGAAGCCTTATGCTGAGGAAGATTTGCTTTATGACAAGGTTCATTACAATAAGTATGGTTAG
- a CDS encoding ABC transporter substrate-binding protein, whose amino-acid sequence MSKVYPLIAILFILLAAGCVEEEPPELEVARFATYHDFIISEEGLPALQESYGFEFDVVYDLVFGLTHEALYHGDVDAAMGYATDGKIQELDLVRLTDDKSFFSVYNPAPVIRRETLQEHPQIEEIMAAISAQLDTDTMINLNYLADIKEYPHSEIARDWLKQEGFLSGEGQPALDTEPVIIGAKPFTEQQTLAQITILALEHAGIPVEDRTDLGDTPQNRNALLTGEIHLYWEYTGTAWWEIFEKEDPLPDHELYQRIAKKDAENDLVWLEPAPLKDSYAILMQEERARELEITTISDLALWVNQLQE is encoded by the coding sequence ATGTCTAAAGTATATCCCCTGATAGCAATCCTTTTTATCCTCCTTGCGGCAGGCTGCGTGGAAGAAGAACCTCCTGAACTGGAAGTGGCCAGATTTGCCACCTATCATGACTTCATCATCAGCGAAGAAGGACTGCCCGCCCTGCAGGAATCCTACGGTTTTGAATTTGATGTGGTGTACGACCTGGTGTTTGGCCTAACCCACGAAGCACTGTACCACGGCGATGTGGATGCGGCCATGGGTTATGCCACCGACGGAAAAATACAGGAATTGGATCTGGTCAGGCTAACAGACGACAAAAGCTTTTTTTCCGTCTACAACCCGGCTCCGGTAATTCGTCGGGAAACACTGCAGGAGCACCCGCAAATCGAAGAAATCATGGCAGCAATCAGCGCACAACTGGACACCGACACCATGATCAACCTAAACTACCTGGCAGACATCAAGGAGTACCCCCACTCAGAAATTGCCCGGGACTGGCTGAAACAAGAAGGCTTTCTCTCCGGCGAAGGTCAGCCTGCCTTGGATACGGAACCGGTAATCATCGGCGCCAAACCGTTTACCGAACAACAAACCCTGGCCCAAATCACCATCCTGGCTCTGGAACATGCGGGAATCCCTGTAGAAGACCGTACCGACCTGGGTGATACCCCTCAGAACCGCAACGCCCTGTTAACCGGAGAAATCCACCTCTACTGGGAGTACACCGGCACCGCCTGGTGGGAAATATTCGAAAAAGAAGATCCCCTCCCCGACCATGAACTCTATCAGCGCATTGCCAAAAAAGATGCCGAAAACGATCTGGTATGGCTGGAACCCGCTCCTCTCAAAGACTCCTACGCCATCTTAATGCAGGAAGAACGCGCCCGGGAATTGGAAATAACCACCATCAGCGATCTTGCGCTATGGGTGAACCAACTGCAGGAATAA